ATTAAACAAGTTGACAGATTACAATATTATTGATAATCTGTTTGTTATTCGTCAATATTTACTTGCATTTGAAAAAGGAATAGGATATAATAGACTTCCCCACATAGAGAATAGTAACAGTGTTATTCTTATGCCTAATATATGTGACTTTCTAATTGCTAATTCTCTAAAATACTGCACTTTTAATAAAGGGAAATACTATCTTGGCAACTTTAAAGATAGATTAAGAATAGTTGTAGAACTTACCAAATTAGAAGAAAAAATAAATAAAGATGCGATAGATACTGATATATGGACATGGTTACATTCATTCTGCTTTAACCAAACAAAGCTGCAAAATTCAACAAATATCATTTATGAAACATATCGCTACTATTGGATTTTTAAAGATGAAAAACTTTGTAAAGTTATTGAGGATAACATTAATATGAAATACAAAGATTTTGTTATTTGTGCTTTTTGGTTATATTCAAAATTTACTCAACAGTTTGCATTTAGACTTAATCATTTAATTTCCTTTCCTGAAAATTATCAAGGAACTCCATTTAGTGCCGAAAATGTTCAAAAAACTATATCAATATTTTGTAAAACTTTATCAGAACATAAGGAAATGTCAAGATTGAATACAAAATATACAGACGAAGAACTATTTAATTATAATAACTCTCCACATATAATCTATCCTCTTTTTGAATATAACAATAATATCTATTGTATATCACCAAGATATTTATTAAATCAATTAAATTCTGGTATATATTACATTGCAAACATTCCGCAAAATAATGTTTCTGGAGCTTTTGGAAAAAGTTTTGAAAAATACACAGGAGAAGTTATAAAACATTACAGTCCTTCTTCTTATTTCATATCCCCCGAAATTCCCTACGGAAAAGATAATAATAAAACATCTGATTGGATTATTTCAGATTCAGAAAATATTCTTTTCATTGAATGTAAGGCTAAACGCTTGATGGCTAAATCTAAAAAACAATGGACTTTTGATATAACAAATATAGATTACGTCATTAATAACAACTTGATTAATGATGAAAATTATATTAAATCAATTCCAGATACTTTAACTAAAGACATTATCATATTAGGAAAAGAGATAGGGAAAATATATAAAGTTTACAATGATTATAAATCAAATAAAATACCCCAATTACCTTATAATGAAAACAAAACATTTATCCCAATAATGGTGACGATTGAAGAATGGTATGCCGGGTGTCCAGGCATAAATGATTGCTTAACTCGGATTGCAGAAGCATATCTTAAAAAGAAGCATATTGATATTTCAATTATTCAAAAAAGCAAATACAAAATCATCTCAATAGATACTTTTGAGATTGATTACCAAATAATGGCAATAGAAGGAATATCCAGTTTCTTCAAAATGGAAAAAAACAATATACTTGATGAATATAAGAAAAAAATTCATTTGGATTCTTATTTTTTTGATAAATTTTCAGAAGAACTTATATCTCCAATTGGAGATATAATAGCAGAAAACAACAAGTATTCGTGCTAATATATATTCGTTTAATTTTTAAAGGAAAGTGTATATGGGAATAATGAAAGAATATTATTTTGATATGTTGGAAGAGAAATACAATAGCCGTTTGGCTAGTATCTTAGGTATAACTACAGATGAATTAGATATATTAGAACCTGTTATTGAAGAATATACAGGATATGATGAAACTCTGTATAGCTATGTTGTATCTTTCAAAAAAGATTCTCCACAAGATATTTTAAAAAAGATAAATAGAATTGATAATAACAACCAAGTATGGATTGATTCATGGGAATTAGATAGCCAAGACTACGAAGACTATACTTACACATCAATACCTTATAAAAATTCACACGAGGAATATCAACAAAGTATAATTAATATTGATAGATTAAGTAAAATAAAATTGGAAACTGAAGAATTGGATAAAATATTTAGAAAACAAATATATTGTAGTATTGTGTCTTCTTTAGAACTATTTCTATATGAAACAATTATCAATTTAACAAAATCAAATAGCAAATATGTTGATAATATTATAATTAATCATCCTCGATATAAAGAACCAGCTATAGCTAACAAAACTAATAGCGAGAAACAAAAAATGGTAAAATCAGCTTTGATGAACTTGAACTATCATAATTTAGAGAAGGTATCTGTTTATTACAACTCTGCGTTCAATATAAATTTCCCAGCATTTGAAGATTTAAAGAAACATCTCACTGGCATACGAAATGATGTCGTTCATAGAAATGGAAAGACATTGGATGGGGATATTGTTAAGATTACAGAAAATGAAATTAATGAATTATTAAATTTGTCCAATAAGTTGGTTGATTATATTGCAGAAAAGTTGAATCTGAATAGTTTACCTTTTTAGGAAGGGATAAAATAGTATCTATTTACCCTTCCTAATTTGTTATAATTTATTCTTCTGTTTTGATAAGATGCTGCAAATTGGGGTCGTTCTTTATCCGCTCCATTTCATCTGTGACAATCTGCTGGACTTCCTGCTTGACCCGGTTGTAATTCGCCTGTATTTCTTCCTGCATCCGGTCGTTCCCGTCCCCGTCCCTGAAATCTATAATTTGGGGCAGCTTCTTATAGTTGGCTGTTTCCCGCTTCACCTGCTCGTTATCCACCACTATTTCGCAATGGAATATTTTCTGCTCTATCCTTTCATCGAAACTGTCGCAGACCGCACCCACAAACATACCCTGTGTCAAGCCGGATATTTTACTGGGCGGTATCAGGCTATCCATTTGCGTACTGATAGAGGTTGATTTATCATTCCGGTTGATAGTCATGCTTTGTCGTTTCTGTAATACCTTTCCAAAACGTTCTGAAAGCGTTTTTGCCGTTTCGGAAACCACCTGACCGGAAAAAATATTACCTACCGTATTTTCGATTACCTTGCTTTCCTTGTCCCCATAATCCCGGCGTAACTGGCTGAAATCCTGAAAGCCCAAACAGACCGCTACCTTATTGCTTCGTGCCGTTGCTATCAGGTTATCCAGTCCCCGAAGATATACTGTCGGCAACTCGTCAATTATCACGGAACTTTTGAGTTGGTGCTTCTTGTTTATCAGTTTCACGATACGGGAATTATACAGTCCCAAAGCACAGGAATAGATATTTTGGCGGTCGGGATTATTGCCTACCACCAATATCTTAGGTTCTTCCGGATTGTTTATATCCAGTGAAAAGTCATCCCCTGTCATTACCCAATACAAGGCGGGTGAGATCATCCTCGAAAGCGGAATTTTAGCACTTGCAAGCTGCCCCTGTAACTGATCTTGCGCATTGGATTCCCATGCGTCCATGAACGGTGAAAGATAGTTTTCCAGTTCGGGATAACTCGTTAATATCGTGAATGTATCGGCATACTTCTTGTTCAGAAACTCGATGGCGTGCGGGAATGTACAGTACTTACCACCCTGATAGATGCGCAAATACCAAATGATAGAAGCGAGCAGAATAATCGGGCTTTCTACAAAAAAGTCCCCCTGCTTCGTGATCCAACTGCGATTCAAATTTAACATTATCGTATAACTGGCTTCGTATGCGTCCGATATGTCCGTCATAAATGCCGGATTTATCGGGTTGCATCGGTGACTTTTGCGTGGGTCGTCAAAGTTAATGATATAAAATTTAGGCTTTACCTTATATCCGTCCAAATGGTTAAGCAAGTGATTATAAGCCATTTCCGATAAATCGGGGAATTTGTAGTCATACAGATACATTGCGAAGCCTTTTTCAATTTGCTGTTTGATAAATTGATTGATAACACAAAAAGACTTGCCACTGCCCGGATTTCCAACAACGATGGACGCACGTTGGGGCGATACAACGTTTATCCATCCATCGTTCCACTTCTTATTATAATAAAACCGGGTGCGGAGATTTACAGAATACTCGTTTTCTATCAGGCGTGTTTCTTGTGCGAAACTTTCATTTTCTATATTAAATACATCATCCATCAGGTTATTTTTCAACAGGCGTGAAATCCATACTCCGGCAGCCAACAGTGAAAGATACCCGGCTGTCATGGTAAAGATATACAATGCCGTGTTTGTCGCCAGTGGCAACGGCAGAACCAACAGCCACCAGTTTAGGAAAAACAGGATAAAACCGATTGTCAGGAATATATAAATCCTGTTCCATGTGATTTTTTCCTCTTTCACTCCTTTTGTACCCAAACAGGAAAGCGCAAGGAACACCACCGAAAAAAGTTTGGTGTACAGGATATTGGAGAACAGCCCGGCGGTACGCTGGAAGTTCAGCAGGATTTTATCGACTACCCCGATATTGATGCCCCACTCCCTGAATGATTGGTAACAAAACCAGTAAATGTTTATCACTACAAATAAAATACTGATTGCCCGCATAAAGTCCATGACCTTTGCAAGTCCTCTTAAATCATCTTCATTCTGCATAATTGAAATTTTTAGGATTACTAAATACGTTTTTGTTTCTTCTTCTTTTTCTTCTTGGGTGGTGGAACTTGTCGGTTGTCGGATGGCGTATCGTCACCACCGGAAAACAGGCTGAACAGTCCCGCAATGGCTTTGCCTGTATTTGAAAAGTGTCCGGTCGGGTTAAATTCCGGTACGTGTTCCTGCGTTTCCTGTTTAATATTTCCCGTCAAACTGCGGGAGCCAGTAAACAGGTCATTGAACACATTGGCGGAAAACTCCTTTCCCAACCGTGAACCGTTCATAACGGTACGGCTTTCGTGGTCGATGAATGTTACACCGTATATCCTACCTGTATCGTTTTGCCGGAACAACACATCTATTTCTTTCGCTTTCAACTCCGTAATAAGCTGTTCCCGGTTGCGGGCGTATTTCATCACTGGGCTGACCGTCCGGCGGGTGCGCTCTTTCAGGTTCTTGTCCTGAATGTCCTTTACCGATTTCTTGATATGTCGCTGAATGGCTTCGTAACCAACCGACTTTCCCAAAGAGGAAGATTTGAACGGATTTCCCTGTTTTTCTCCTTTGTCATTGGTTGCTGAATAGACAATGCCGTTATAAGGTTTACCGTTCACTTCCCCTTTCACTTCTTCCGCCTGTACATTATATATAGATAGCAGTGCTTTGTACTCGGTGAAACTCTGGAAACGGTAACTTCCGGCAAGGGCTTTCACCGTATTGAATAACTGGTGCTTTACATCCCCTGCCCGGTAGTCCACCTTTTTAAGCTCCGGGCGGTCGGCTGCCTGTTTCTTCTCCGCCGGATGCAGCCCGTACTTCTGTTCCAGTTCACGGGTGATTTGCTTGCTGCGTACATGCTCGAACTTGTCATTTATCTTCTTGCCCGTATCATCTACCCGGATGGAAACGATATGTATATGATGCCTTGCAATATCTTCGTGCTTGTACACCATATACGGCTGATTGCCGTACCCCAACTTATCCATATACTCTTTGGCAATATCCGCAAGCTGATTGTCGGAAAGCACATCGTCCGGATGCGGGTTCAAGGAGATATGGATAATCGGTTTTTCCGTTTTCAGGTCTGCTGGCAGGTGCATATCGAAACATTCCATACATCGCCGGATGCTGAAATTTCCGTCCTCGCTCTCAAACATACGGTTACTTAAAAGTACCTTTCCCTGCTCTTCATCGACCTTGTTTTGGTTGTAAGCGAGCGCACCGAACAGGGAACTGCCTACACTTATCTTTGCAACCATCTTGTTTCAAACTCACGGGTCAGTTCAATAATTTGGCGGTTCAGGTCGATAAGTTCCATCGTTGCCTTTTCCAGTTTATAGAGAAATGCGAGTGCTTTCTTCTCTGAAAAATTGGTATTGAGAGCCTTTACCACCTGATTATAATTCACGGCGATACCCCTGTATTGGGAATATAAAGCGGTCAGCCGGGTATAATATTCGACTGCCGCCTTGTCGATTCTTATCACTTTGAACGGTTCGCCGAAGATGCGGGCGGTGATAAAGTGCGCTTTCGTGCGCATACCTGA
This is a stretch of genomic DNA from Parabacteroides chongii. It encodes these proteins:
- the mobC gene encoding conjugal transfer protein MobC, giving the protein MQNEDDLRGLAKVMDFMRAISILFVVINIYWFCYQSFREWGINIGVVDKILLNFQRTAGLFSNILYTKLFSVVFLALSCLGTKGVKEEKITWNRIYIFLTIGFILFFLNWWLLVLPLPLATNTALYIFTMTAGYLSLLAAGVWISRLLKNNLMDDVFNIENESFAQETRLIENEYSVNLRTRFYYNKKWNDGWINVVSPQRASIVVGNPGSGKSFCVINQFIKQQIEKGFAMYLYDYKFPDLSEMAYNHLLNHLDGYKVKPKFYIINFDDPRKSHRCNPINPAFMTDISDAYEASYTIMLNLNRSWITKQGDFFVESPIILLASIIWYLRIYQGGKYCTFPHAIEFLNKKYADTFTILTSYPELENYLSPFMDAWESNAQDQLQGQLASAKIPLSRMISPALYWVMTGDDFSLDINNPEEPKILVVGNNPDRQNIYSCALGLYNSRIVKLINKKHQLKSSVIIDELPTVYLRGLDNLIATARSNKVAVCLGFQDFSQLRRDYGDKESKVIENTVGNIFSGQVVSETAKTLSERFGKVLQKRQSMTINRNDKSTSISTQMDSLIPPSKISGLTQGMFVGAVCDSFDERIEQKIFHCEIVVDNEQVKRETANYKKLPQIIDFRDGDGNDRMQEEIQANYNRVKQEVQQIVTDEMERIKNDPNLQHLIKTEE
- the mobB gene encoding conjugal transfer protein MobB codes for the protein MVAKISVGSSLFGALAYNQNKVDEEQGKVLLSNRMFESEDGNFSIRRCMECFDMHLPADLKTEKPIIHISLNPHPDDVLSDNQLADIAKEYMDKLGYGNQPYMVYKHEDIARHHIHIVSIRVDDTGKKINDKFEHVRSKQITRELEQKYGLHPAEKKQAADRPELKKVDYRAGDVKHQLFNTVKALAGSYRFQSFTEYKALLSIYNVQAEEVKGEVNGKPYNGIVYSATNDKGEKQGNPFKSSSLGKSVGYEAIQRHIKKSVKDIQDKNLKERTRRTVSPVMKYARNREQLITELKAKEIDVLFRQNDTGRIYGVTFIDHESRTVMNGSRLGKEFSANVFNDLFTGSRSLTGNIKQETQEHVPEFNPTGHFSNTGKAIAGLFSLFSGGDDTPSDNRQVPPPKKKKKKKQKRI
- the mobA gene encoding conjugal transfer protein MobA, coding for MKQKNENAPRPGGAGRKPKADPAVFRYSISFNAIDHARFLALFDQSGMRTKAHFITARIFGEPFKVIRIDKAAVEYYTRLTALYSQYRGIAVNYNQVVKALNTNFSEKKALAFLYKLEKATMELIDLNRQIIELTREFETRWLQR